ACCATCATCCGGACCCGGAAGCCGTCGAGCCGCTCATCGAGCAGCACGTCAACCCCTACCTCCACGACGAGGACTATCGCATCACCACGGGCATGCTCTGTGTCGAACTCGCCCGGATGATCGACCCCGACCTCACCGATGATCTCACACACGTCCCCGCTGTCGCCGGGCTTTCGGACCGATCCGAGGCCGAGGCGATGCGGGACTACGTCGCCTTGGCGAGCGAGCAGGGCTACGACGAGAGTGACCTGCGCGACATCGGCGAAGCGCTGGACTACGCGACCCACTGGCTTCGCTACAACTCCGGTGAACAGCTCATTACCGACGTGCTGAACGTCGACTGTGACGACCGCGAGCGGCACGAGGAAGTCGTCGAGTTCCTCGCTGAGCGCGCCGAGCGCGACGTGGCCGACCAGCTTGACGCCGCGATGAGCCACGTCGACCACGAGCGACTCGACAACGGTGCACACCTCTACACCATCGACGTGGAGAACCACGCCCATCGCTTCACCTACCCTGCGCCCGGAAAGACGACCGGCGAAATCCACGACCGGAAGGTCGCGGAGACCGGCGACCCCGTCATCACCATCGGCTACGGTCCGGACTTCGCCGTCCTGCGCTCGGACGGCGTTCGACTGGACATCCCGCGGATGGTCACCGAACTCACCGAGGAGGTCGACGGCGGCGGCGTCTCCGGCGGCGGCCACCTCGTCGTCGGCTCCATCAAGTTCGTGAAAGGCATGCGCGAGACGGTCATCGACGCGCTCGTCGAGAAAATGGCCGAGGCCGAAATCGACGAGGAACTCGGCAGCTCGACAGCACTGCCGGAAGAAGTGTAACGGCTCCAGACGTCCTTTTTAACCCCCGAACGAAACTCGACGAGCGGCGAGTCCAGCGACCACGAGAAGTCCGAACAGGGCGACAACGACTCCGACCGGCGTGTCGAACCCCCCGGCTGCCCAGTCGGCGTCAAAGACAGCGCCGAAATAGTCGGCTGCGTCGCTGCCGTGCAGCACCAACAGGACTTCCCGATTCGAGGTCGCCGCTTGTTCGTTCCAGTTGAGACTGCCGACGACGACGCGCTCGTCGTCGATGACCGCGCCCTTTGCATGGATTTTCTCGTAGCGACCATCGGGGGTAGATACCTTGGCTGTCAGCGGCGCGTCGTTGCGGTCGGCCCACTCCTGAAACCGCTGTGCTGTCTGCGTGTTCTCCTCGCGGACGTACCACGCGTCACTCAGCAGTAGGCGGACCTCGACGCCGCGCGACGCGGCCCGGCGGAGCGCCCGCAGAAGTGGGCTCTCCCAGTCTCCGACTGTCGGCTGGATGACGTCGATGGAGTCGTCCGCGCCGTCTATCGTCGCAACGAGGTTACCCTGAGCGTTGTCTGGTGTTATCAAGAGATCCGTCCGCTGGACAGACACCGATTCTGCCCGGAACTCGGTCGGATACGTTCCGGTCGCTGGCTCGGCCCGCTCGAACCGTCGGCCCTCACGGTACTCTCTCCACCGCTCGCTGTCCTGCCAGCCGGTATCGGACTGGAACGTCTGATTCAGTCCGTTGACGACCCGCGGCTGTGCCGTGACCACCCCCCAGCCCCGGCTGCTGTTGCCGCCGGTGCCGGCGGGCTTCCAGTTCTCCGTCAGCACGACGGCCTGTTGGTCGGCGACGGCGTACTTCGCGTGGTGGTAGCGGTATCTGGCACGTGGTCCCGTCAGTACCTGCACGGACACGCCGGCCTCGGCTAGCCGGTCGAGCGTGCTGGCTTCTGCGGCGGTGCGGCTGCCGACCGGTTCTCCCTCAAGCAGGACGCGGACCGTCGCGCCGCGGCGCTGTGCGGCAATGAGGGCGTCGGCGACTCTGGCAGAGGAGAGCGTGTAGCCAGCCAGATACACCCGCTCAGTGGCGTTCTGTATCGGTCGAATCGGAGCAGCGGGCGAGTCCGGGAGTGCGAACGCCCGCACCTCGCCACCGGCGGCCCTGACAACTGGACGATCCGTCACACCCAGCGGCCGCCAGCGAATGACCGAGCCGTTCACAACGCCGAGTTCCCCCTCTACGGCGTCTCTGTATCGGACGGCGTCGACAGTCTGATTGGCACGCTGAAGCCGGATTCGCTCACCGCTGTTTGCCAGCGCGAGATGTCCGTCGAGACTGACGACTGGCCAGTCGGTGAGCTTCCGTGTCCGGTTCGGTGCTGTCGAGAGGACGACGCGCCCGCGGGCGGTGGTGTTCGGAACGGCGGCGGTGCCATCGCCGTCGGTGATGGCGTAGTTCCCGGGCTCGGCTCCGGCAGGCACGTCCAGTACGACAAACTCCCCCTCGTCGCCGCCGGCGATGGGGTCAGGGTATACCGCGTGAATTGACGGTTCTGCGGGAGTGCTGGCTGTTGTTGGGGCTGAAGTCGCCTGTCCGGTGGCGATATACGGCCCTATCGCGACAAGGACGAGCAAGCAACAGACAAATGGAGCGAGCGACCGCATCGGGGCGTCTGGCCGCCCGTTCGTATAAAAAGGTTCTCCGACTCAGGCGCTTGCCGCTTTCTCAGCTTCGGCCTGAACGAGATACGCGCGGTCGTCGGTGTAGCGGGCGGCTTCATCGAGTGCCGCCTCGGTCCCGATCTGCCGAAGCGCCCACGCGGCTGAGGCACGCACGGAATCGCTGTCGTCGGATTTGAGGATGCCGCCAAGCGGCTCGATAGCGCGGGTGTCACCGAGCAGGCCCAGCGTTCGGGCCGCGACTGAGCGGACTTCCTCGCTGTCAGCGTCGAGCCGGTTGGCGACCGGCTGGACCGACTCCGAGCTGCCGATAGCGCCCAGCGCGCGCAGCGTGACCTTCTGGAGCGCGGGGTCGCCATCGCCATCGATGTAGTCGTGTAGCGTCTCGGTCGCACGCTCGTCGCCGATTTTCCCCAGTACCTCGATTGGCCCTTTCTCGCGTTTCTGGGCCTTCTGGTGCATCGCATCGAAGGCCGGTTCGGCGTCGCTCCCGAGGTTGTACAGGAGGTCGACGATGTAGCCGTCGAAGAACTCCGACCCGAGCTTGTCGTAGGCGAACAGGACCTGCTCGAAGTTTCCTGCCTCGGCGTGGAGCTTCGCGGCGTTCCACTCCGGCGGGAAGTCCTTCCGGTTCTCGTTGGTCAGCACATCGTAGAAGTCGCGGGCATCGAGTTGCTCCTGTACCGTCAGGTCGTCCCAGACCTCGGCCTCGTCGAGCCCTGTTTCCAGCGCCTCCGCTGCTTCGAGGAGTCCTTGGATAGTCTCCGTATCCTCGTCGGGGTCGAGGTTTTCGGACTCGATTGCATCAGCGACTGTTCCCAGCGCGTCCCCGGCGGCGACGAAATCCCCGCCCGTGTCGGCGTCGTGGCTGACGAACTCGGCGCTCTCGTCGAGGAACGTCTCGACGGCCTCTTGTGCCTCTCCCTCGCCGTCGTCGGTCCACTCGCTGTCGGTGACGGTGTCTTCCGCATCGGAGACGGTGGCGACCACGTCCTCGGCGTAAGGGCCACGCTGTGCGTCGAGGTCCTCGCGCAGGTCCGAGAGCTGGGATTCCAGTTCCTCGCGAGGGTCCTCGGCTTCGTCATCGTCCTCGTCGGGTTCTGGCAGGTCGGCAGCTTCGAGGTCGCTCTCGATGTCATCGAGGGACGACTCAACGTCGTCGAGGTCGGCCTCTGTCGCTGCGGCCTCAAGGCTCTCGCTGGCCTCTGTGAGACGCGATTCCAGTTCTTCGGCGGTCACGTCGATCTCGTCTGCTGCCTCGGCGTCGTCCGACGCGTCGGCATCGTCGTCCCCGTTGCTCATGTCCAAGACTGTGTCGGAGCGGGCCAAGAGCGTTTTCCTTTCGAGGCGGGCCCCGAACTGTCGTAGTGCTGTCGTCCGCTGGGCCAACGAGCAAAGAATATGTGTCGGGAGTTGCAGTGCCATGGGTAGCGAGCATGACTGACGCGACACCACCGGATGACGGACAAAACCCGACTACACCGGAGGAACCGGAAACCGCTGGCTTCGTCGAGTACGGCATCGACGACAAGCCGCCACGAAAGCAAGCGATACTGCTCGGCGTCCAGCACTACCTGACGATGATTGGCGCGTCCGTGGCGATCCCGCTCGGGCTCGCAGGCGCGATGGGGATGTTCGAGGCCGCGCCCAATCAGGTCGGTCGTCTCATCGGGACGTTTTTCGTCGTCTCCGGTATCGCGACGCTCGCCCAGACGACGCTCGGCAACAGATACCCGATCGTTCAGGGCGGGACGTTCTCGATGCTCGCACCCGGGCTAGCCATCATCGGCGTGCTGGCCCAGCAGGGCGCGAACTGGCAGACCATGCTCGTCGAACTACAGGGGGCCGTCATCGTCGCCGGGCTCGTCGAGATTGTGATCGGCTATAGCGGTCTCATGGGGAAGCTGAAGCGGTACGTCGGCCCGGTCGTCATCGCGCCGGTCATCGCGCTCATCGGACTGGCGCTTTTCAACGTCCCACAGATATCGAACCCGAACTTCGGCAGCCCCGGGACCGGCCAGAACTGGTGGCTGCTCGGGCTGACAATGCTCTCGATTGTCGCGTGTTCGCAGTACCTCGACCGACGCCACCGCGCGTTCAAGCTGTTCCCCGTGCTCCTCGGAATCCTGTTCGCGTGGACCGTCGCGGCCATCCTCTCAGTGACAGGCGTCTTCGCCGCGGGCTCGGTCAGCTACGTTTCGCTCGGGTCGGTCGCGAGCGCACCGCTGGTCCAGCCCGTCTACCCGTTCCAGTGGGGGCTTCCGCAGTTCACGCCGGGGTTCATCGTCGGGATGTTCGCCGGGATGCTCGCCTCCGTCGTCGAGAGCTTCGGCGACTACCACTCCGTGGCTCGCATCGCCGGTCGCGGCGCACCGAACAGTCATCGAATCAACGACGGCATCGGGATGGAAGGGGTTGGCAACGTGTTCGCCGGCATCATGGGAACCGGCAACGGCTGTACCTCCTACACTGAGAACGTCGGTGCAATCGCTATCACCGGCGTCGCCTCCCGCTACGTCGTCCAGATCGGTGCCGCCGTGATGATTCTGGTCGGCTACTTCGGCCCGGCGGGTCAGTTGTTCGCGACTATCCCCTCGCCCATCATCGGTGGCCTCTACATGGTCATGTTCGGACAGATCGCCGCCGTCGGTCTCTCACAGCTCAAATACGTCGACCTCGACGCCAACCGAAACGTCTTCATCGTCGGCTTCGCGCTCTTTGCCGGCCTCGCAGTGCCGGAGTACATGAGCCAGCTTGGGCAGGGAATGGAAGTCGGCGGTTCGACAGCCCTCCAGCAGGGCCTCGGAGCCGTCCCGGTCCTCGGGGGCGTCCTCGGGACCGACGTCGTCGCCACCACGCTGTTCGTCATGGGCGGTACCGGAATGGTCGTCGGCGGCATCGTCGCCTTCGTCCTCGACAACACTGTGCCGGGGACCCGCGAAGAGCGCGGTCTCGCGGCTTGGGCCGCGCTCACGGAGGACGACAGCGAGTACGTCTCGTCGCTGGACCGCATCCGCGGACGCGGCGGTGACCGGCCGCCTGCACCGAGTGACGACTGACCGTGGACGACGACAACAGTGGCACGGTTGCAGACCACGGGTCGCCTGTCAGTACCGAGCGGTACGCCGGCAGCCTCCGAACTGGCGGCACTGTCGTCCTCGGTGCCGACCGGCTTGTAGTCGACCGCGGCGACAGTCCGGTGGTAATCGACCTCGACGACGTAGTCGAGGTCAGTCTGCAGGACATCGACTGGTTTCTTGCAGTGATGAGCGCTGCACTGGTCGGGTTCGGTCTGCTATCACTCGATCAGTCTATCCCCCTCGGCGGAGCCTTCGTTGTCGCCGGTGCCGTCAGCCTCGCGCTCACGTACCGCAAGCGGAACGCACTCAGGATACAGGTCGCTGGCCGGACTGACCCGCTCAAGTGTTTCCCCGCGGACCCACAGTCGCTCCTTGCCGAACTGGAAGCAGCGCTGGCCGACTGACCGGAAACCGCCTACACTTACGCCGGTCCCGGTCGCAGTCGGTCGTATGCCCGCAGACAGCGTCCAGTCGCTCATCGATCAGTTGCACGAAGAGGCCGAGATGGACCGACCGAACGACCTGACGCCCGATGTCGGTATCATCATGGGGTCGGATTCGGACCTGCCGACGATGGCCGGTGGACAGGGCAAGCGGCCCGGGGCGTACGCGGCGCTCGCCGATGAACTCGGCTTCGAGGAACAGACCGACTACACGGACGCGCCCGAGAGCCGCTTCACGTTCGAGACGTTTGTCTGCTCGGCCCATCGGACCCCCGACCTGATGTACGCGTACGCTGAGACGGCCGAAGACCGCGGCATCGACGTGATTATTGCCGGCGCTGGCGGGAAATCTGCGGACCTGCCCAACATGACAGCCAGCATCGCCTATCCGCTGCCGGTCATCGGCGTTCCTGTTCAGGAGAAGTCCGTCGACTCGGTCATCGGGATGCCACAGGGCGCGCCGCTCACCGCAGTCGATGCAGGGAAGTCTTTCAACGCCGCTCTCTCAGCAGCACAGATTCTCGCACGGCAGTACGACGAACTCCATGGCCGCCTTGTCTCGTATCACGAGGGCCTCCAGACCGACGTCGGCGAGGTGTCGCGCGACCTTCACGAGCTCGGGACACCCGGATTCAAACGCGAGTACTGGGACGAGTGAGCAGCGAGGCGCGTCACACTCTAGAAGGCGCGGCGGATACAGGTCACTTTTCCTCTGAGACCGCGTCGGCTCTTAAAGACCCACAGGGCCGAAAAACCGAACAATGAACCCTTATATGCGAGTACTTCTAACCGGCAGACGATAGGAGATACCGGAATGAGTAATCCATGGATCGCCATCGGCGCGCTCGCGGTCGTGGCACTAGCCATCCCACTGACGATGATGGCAGTTTCGAGCCTCTTGCGGCCTAGCGTGCCGGAACAAGGCAAACGCACCACCTACGAGTCCGGTGAAGTGCCGACTGGCAGCAGTCGACAGATCAAGTTTAATATCCAGTACTACATGGTCGCGCTGCTGTTCGTCGTCTTCGACATCGAGACCGTCTTCATCTTCCCGTGGACGGTCATCTACAGCGATGCCGTCGCTGAAGTCGGGATGCCAACGGCACTGCTACCGATGGTCGTATTCATCGGGATTCTCGCCATCGGACTCGGTTGGGCCTGGCGTAACGGCGCAGTTCAGTGGGTGCGCAGTCCGCGCGCCACGAAGGGGGCAGACACATATGAGTAGTGACCAGACACCACCGGCCGTCGAAGACGTATCGACACAGGAGGCCCGCATGGGTGACGGGGCCGACGACCGCTTCAACTCGACGCTACGCGAGGCGTTCGGGTCGACGCCGTTCATCCTGACCAAGTTCGACAAGTTCATGAACTGGGTCCGGGGCTCCTCGATGTTCATGCTGCAGTTCGGAATCGCCTGCTGCAGCATCGAGATGATCCACACCTACGCGATCAAGCACGACCTCGACCGCTTCGGGTCAGGGGTGCCACGCGCGTCTCCACGGCAGGCGGACGTCATCATCGTTCCGGGCACCATCGTCTCGAAGTTCGCGCCGCGGATGAAACGCGTCTACGACCAGATGCCCGAGCCGAAGTTCGTCGTCTCGATGGGATCCTGTACCATCTCCGGCGGCCCGTTCCAAGAAGGGTACAACGTCATCAAGGGCGCGGAGGAGGTCATCCCGGTCGACATCCACGTCCCGGGCTGTCCGCCACGCCCCGAGGCACTCATCTACGGCGTCGCCAAGCTCCAAGAGCGCATCGCCGAGGGCGAGTCCTCGCCGGTGACAGTCAAACCCTACGAACTGGAGCAGTTCGGCGACCTCGAACAGGACGAGCTCGTGGACAAACTCGCCAGCGAAATCGACGAGGAGGATCTCGTCATGCGGTACAACTGGAACGACTCCCCATAACCTGCCATGAGTTTAGAAAAACCATCACGCGATACGGCTCTCGACGTCGGCGTTACGGAGGATGGCCTCGATTACGACGCGCTCGCGGACCTTCTCGGAGGCCATGTCCTCGACCGCGAACAGCACCTCAACGCCGAGGGGTTCGTCATCCGTCCCGACGAGGTTCAGGAAGTCCTCTCGACGCTGAAAGAGGAGGCTGGGTTCGACCACTGCGCCTGTGTCACGGCACAGGAGTACGACGACCGGTACGAATCAATCTACCATCTACGGAAGTACAACGACCCGACACAGGAGCTGTCGATTGTCGTCCCGTCGCCGAAAGACGACCCGCACAACGAGTCGGCCGCTCGCGTTTACGATACCGCTGACTGGCACGAGCGGGAAGCCTACGACTTGGTCGGCATCGACTACGACGACCACCCGGACCTGCGTCGCATCCTCTTGCCCGAGACGTGGCAGGGCCATCCGCTGAGCAAGGACTACAACCAAGACCAGCCACAGATCGTCTCGCTGCGCGAGCACGCGAACCCGCTTGAGGACGACAAGCGAAGCGAGGACGACCCGGACACGATGTTCGTCAACATCGGTCCCCACCACCCGGCAACCCACGGCGTGCTCCACGTCGAAACGGTGCTTGATGGCGAGCAGATCGCCGACCTCGAGCCCGATATCGGGTACCTGCACCGCTGTGAGGAGCAGATGTGCCAGCAGGGCACCTACCGCCACCAGATCATGCCGTACCCCGACCGGTGGGACTACATTTCCGCTGGTATCCTCAACGAGTGGGCGTACGCGCGCGCTGCCGAGGACCTCGCGGATATCGAGGTCCCAGAGTACGCACAGGTCATCCGGACGATGTCCGCGGAGATGTGCCGGATCGCCTCACACGAGCTCGCGCTGGCGACGTTCGCGCTGGACGTGTTCGGCGACTTCACCGCCGTCTTCCAGTACGGCATCCGCGACCGCGAGATCGTTCAGAACCTGCTTGAAGACCTGACCGGCCAGCGGCTGATGTTCAACTACCTCCGACTGGGTGGCGTTGCTTGGGACCTGCCCGAACCCCGCGAGGAGTACTTCGAGAAGATCCGCGACTTCCTCGACGACCTCCCGCACAAGCTCGAGGAGATCCACGATCTCGTTACTGGCAACGAGATCTTCCAGATGCGGTGTGTCGACACCGGTGTCCTCTCGAAAGAACAGGTCAAGCAGTACGGTGCAACCGGTCCCGTGGCACGCGGTTCGGGCGTCGACTACGATATCCGGCGCGACGATCCGTACGGCTACTACGACGAACTCGACTGGAACGTCGTCACCGAACAGGGCGGCGACAACTTCAGTCGCGTCCTCGTCCGCCTCCGCGAAGTCGAGGAATCGGCCCGCATCATCGAACAGTGTGTCGACCTGCTGGAGCAGTGGCCGGAAGACGACCGCGAGATTCAGGCCAACGTCCCGCGGACGCTTCGGCCGGACCCCGACAAGGAGATCTACCGCTCCGTCGAGGGCGCGAAGGGCGAACTCGGTATCTACATCCGCTCGGATGGGACGGACAAGCCGGCACGGTTCAAGATCCGCAGCCCGTGCTTCTCGAACCTGCAGACGCTGCCGGAGATGTCTCAAGGCGAGTACATCCCTGACATGATCGCTTCGCTCGGGAGCCTCGACATCGTCCTCGGGGAGGTGGACCGGTAATGCAGTCGGCGCCGTTGCCCGAGACACTCGCGAACCTGCTTGGACTCGACCCCAACAGCACGGCCGTGATGATCGTCATGAGTCTCATCGGCGCGGGGCTCATCGGGACGCTCATGATGACGAACACGGCGCTTGCCGGCCCGTGGGCAAAGCGGAAGATCACCGCTGCGTTCACTGACCGCATCGCCGTCGACCGGATCGGCCCGTACGGGCTGTTCATTATCGTGGCTGACGCCGTTCGCCTGCTGTCGAAGGAACTCATCGTTCCCGAGGGCGTCGACCGACCGGCATGGGACCTCGCACCGCTCATTATTGCGAGCACCGCACTGCTTGGCTTTGCCGTGATCCCGATGGGGAACGGCATCCAGCTCGCCGATCCCGAGGTCGGTCTGGCATACGTGTTTGCGACAGCCTCCATGGCTTCCGTCGGTCTCGTGATGGCCGGGTACGCGTCGAACAACAAGTACTCGTTCCTCGGCGGCCTGCGTGCGGTCGCACAGAACCTCGCCTACGAGATTCCGCTCATCCTGACGGGCGCGTCGGTGGTCATCTTCGCCGGCTCGCTCCAGATGAGCGAGATCGTCGCGGCCCAGCAGCAGTCCCTCATCGGCCCGCTGCCGTCGTGGTATGCCTTCGTGAACCCGTTCGCGTTCGTCCTCTTTATGATCGCGAATCTCGCGGAGGTCGGCCGGAACCCGTTCGATATTCCGGAAGCGCCAACTGAGATTGTCGCTGGGTACCAGACCGAGTACTCCTCGGTGTACTTCGTCCTCGTCTATCTCGGGGAGTTCATTCACATCTTCCTCGGCGGGGCGATCATCGCCACGATCTTCCTCGGTGGGCCGGCCGGTCCGGTCCTCCCGGGCATCGTCTGGTTCCTCATCAAGATCTGGGGCGTCTTCCTGTTCACGCAGTGGGCCCGTTCTGCGGTGCCCCGCGTCCGGATCGACCAGCTTATCGAGATCGGCTGGAAGGGAATGCTGGTGCTGTCGCTGGCGAACCTACTGCTGACCGCGGTTATCGTCGGGGTGACCGTCTGATGACGGTCACGCGAACCGACCCACGAGCGACCGGAGGTGACCTGTCATGATCGGAATCCTGAAATCAATGGCGACGACGATGAAACACGCCCTCGACGGGGAGACGTTCACGGTGGAGTACCCGGACGTCGCTCCCGAGGTGAGCCCCCGCTTCCGTGGCGTCCACAAGTGGAGCCAAGAGCGGTGTATCTGGTGTCGGCAGTGTGAGAACGTCTGCCCGAACAACACGATCCAGATCGTGATGGACGAGCAGCGCAACGGCGAGCAGTACAACCTCCACATCGGCCAGTGTATCTACTGCCGGCTGTGTGAGGAAGTCTGTCCGACCGACGCCATCCTGCTGACCCAGAACTTCGAGTTCACCGCGGACACGAAAGACGAGTTCGCCTACGACAAGGAACAGCTCAAGAACGTGCCGTGGTACAAGGACATTGACCCGCTTGAGTCACGCGAGCCCGACCGGGGCGCGTGGATCGGCGAGGGCGACGGCGAAGTGGATTACCAGTAACTCTTCTGGACGGCTTTCAACGATTCTCTGCCGGGACAAGCGTCGCGACTGTCCTGTGTTCGTGTTGATGTGACTCGCCGAAATGGCCGCCCGCTCAGTGAGACCTTCCACTCTCCCCCGAAGTAGCGCAACGGTCTCCACCACGAGAACCTCCCCAACCAGTGATAGGTGTTCGCCAACAGGCGGGAGTGGCCCGAAATATGGGGGTCATACCGGAAAACAGTGGCTTAGTGGCGAGACGAAAGAGGAATCTTCAAAGGGACGCCGCAAAGACTCTCCAAGTAAGATGGCACTGGCAGAGTCAATTGCGTTCGCGCTGTTCGCTATGGTAACGGTGAGCAGCGCTGCGGGCGTCGTGTTAGTCCGGGACGTCTGGCACTCGGCGCTGTTACTGGGCGTGTCACTCGTCAGCGTCGCAGTGTTCTACGTCATGAACCAGGCGGCGTTCGTCGCAACCATGCAGATCCTGGTATACGTCGGCGGCGTCCTTGTCCTCATCACCTTCGCGGTGATGCTGACCCGCGAGGACGAGTCGGTGATCGAGGTGACACCATGACTACAAAGCCCGAACTACAGACCGAGGGGAGTTTCGTCGCGGGACTAGCCGCTGTTGCCCTGTTTGTCGTCCTCGGGGCTGTGTTTATGGGTGTCTCGTTTCCCACGCCAGCAGGCTTCGGTGAGGGAGCGGCGATAACCAAGAGCCTCGGCGCGGCAATGTTCGATATCGCCCCGAGCGCGATTATGGACGAGGGTGAGACGGCTGTTCCCGGTGAAGGGTTCCTCGTCGCCTTCGAGGTCATCGACATCGTGCTGGTGGCCGCACTCGTCGGGGCCGTCATGCTCGCCCGACGGGAAGTCGCTGGCGAGTCAGTAACGCTCGGTGTCGAAACCACGGAAGACGACGACATGGCCGTTGCCGCTGACGGTGGTCCGGGAGGTGACGACTCGTGATTCCGGCTGAGACGTATCTCCTCCTGTCGGCGGCGATATTCTGTATCGGCCTGTTCGGCATCCTCACGCGACGGAATGCGCTTATATTCCTGATGTCCGTCGAGCTAATGCTGAACGCTGCGAACATCAACCTCGTCGCGTTCTCGCTGCAACACGGGAACCTCACCGGTCAGGTGTTCAGCCTGTTCACGATGGCACTCGCCGCCGCGGAGGTCGCCATCGGGATCGGTATCATCCTAGTCCTGTACCGCAACTTCTCAGACGTGGACGTGACGAAGGCGACGACGATGAGGTGGTAACAGATGGCTGCATTCACATACGCTCCGGCGATTGTCCTGCTGCCGTTCGTATCGTTCCTCGTCGCGCTGTTTGCCGGCGACCGCATGCCGAAAGGCGGCGCGCTCGCTGGCATCACCGCGACGGGTGGATCGCTCCTGCTGTCAATCTGGGTCGCGCTGACAGTGGCCGGCGGTGAGGTCCACAACGAGATACTGTATCAGTGGACCACGAGCGTCGAGTCACTCCAGCTCAATTTCGGACTCCTGTTGGATCCGCTGTCGGCGCTCATGCTGCTTATCGTCTGTCTCATCTCGTTCCTCGTTCACATCTTCTCGCTGGGTTATATGAACGACGAGGGCGAGACTGGCCTCCCGCGCTATTACGCCGGGCTCGGCCTGTTCACGGCGAGTATGCTCGGGTTCGTCGTCGCCAACAACCTCCTGATGGCGTTCATGTTCTTCGAGCTGGTGGGCCTGTGTTCGTACCTGCTCATCGGCTTCTGGTTCCGCGACGACGGGCCGCCGAGCGCCGCGAAGAAAGCATTCTTGGTCACCCGCTTCGGTGACTACTTCTTCCTCATCGGCGTCGTCGGCATCTTCGCCACCTTCGGGACCGGCCTGTTCGCCCCCATCACACAGGGTGGCGAAGTGGTCGCCGAGAGCTTCCCGATGCTTGCCGAACACGCTATCGTCGACGGTGAGGTTGCGGGCATCGCAATGCTTGAAACGGTCGGCATGGGGCCACAGCAATGGTTTACCGTGCTGGGTCTCCTCGTGCTGGGCGGCGTTGTCGGTAAGTCCGCGCAGTTCCCACTGCATACGTGGCTGCCCGACGCGATGGAAGGTCCGACGCCGGTCTCGGCACTGATTCACGCGGCGACGATGGTCGCAGCCGGTGTGTACCTCGTCGCGCGTATGTACGGTTTCTACGCCCTCTCGCCGACGGCGCTGGCCGTTATCGCCCTCATCGGCGGCTTCACCGCGCTGTTTGCGGCAACGATGGGGCTGGTCAAACAGGAAATCAAGCAGGTGCTCGCGTACTCCACTATCTCCCAGTACGGGTATATGATGCTCGCGCTGGGCTCGGGTGGCTACATCGCCGCGGTCTTCCACCTGACGACCCACGCCGTGTTCAAGGCGCTCCTGTTCCTCGGCGCGGGGTCGGTCATCATCGCCATGCACCACAACGAGAACATGTGGGACATGGGCGGTCTGAAACAGCGGATGCCGGTGACGTACTGGACGTTCCTCGCCGGCTCGCTCGCGCTGGCCGGCATCGTTCCGTTCGCTGGCTTCTGGTCGAAAGACGAGGTGCTGTACGAGGCGCTTATCCACGGCTTCGGCACTGAAGGCGGCCTCGGAACAGCCTACCTCATTGCGTACGCGATGGGGCTATTGGCCGTGTTCTTCACCGGCTTCTACACCTTCCGGATGGTGTATCTGACCTTCCACGGTGACGCGCGCTCGGACACCGCTCGTGATCCCGAACCGGTTCGCTGGAACGTTAA
The Haloarcula sp. CBA1129 genome window above contains:
- the nuoL gene encoding NADH-quinone oxidoreductase subunit L, with product MAAFTYAPAIVLLPFVSFLVALFAGDRMPKGGALAGITATGGSLLLSIWVALTVAGGEVHNEILYQWTTSVESLQLNFGLLLDPLSALMLLIVCLISFLVHIFSLGYMNDEGETGLPRYYAGLGLFTASMLGFVVANNLLMAFMFFELVGLCSYLLIGFWFRDDGPPSAAKKAFLVTRFGDYFFLIGVVGIFATFGTGLFAPITQGGEVVAESFPMLAEHAIVDGEVAGIAMLETVGMGPQQWFTVLGLLVLGGVVGKSAQFPLHTWLPDAMEGPTPVSALIHAATMVAAGVYLVARMYGFYALSPTALAVIALIGGFTALFAATMGLVKQEIKQVLAYSTISQYGYMMLALGSGGYIAAVFHLTTHAVFKALLFLGAGSVIIAMHHNENMWDMGGLKQRMPVTYWTFLAGSLALAGIVPFAGFWSKDEVLYEALIHGFGTEGGLGTAYLIAYAMGLLAVFFTGFYTFRMVYLTFHGDARSDTARDPEPVRWNVKGPLTVLGILATTIGFINMAPVAKLTGAHIDFLHKWLTGPDEGGWPAALNTGLHHYEGLLHDVAHVTKGHPLGETTTLLASAGVSLGLALAGVLVARSLYAGADPVEHTDKLGGLKTLLMHNYYQDEYQVWLATGVTYPLARVMNKFDQGVVDGVVNGISSVSLFGGSRIRRIQSGVVSNYATLLTLGLVLLLAAFGVMGGWF